The Arthrobacter zhaoxinii sequence GAAACGGCGGACCTGCAGGCGCAGATCCGACTGATCGAGTCCGGCAACGCCGTCGGCCTCATGCCGGAACTGGTGTGGACCGGCCGCACTCCGACGGTCCGGCTGCTGGATCTGCCGGGGCGGCCGCGGCGGACCATCTTCACCTCGGTCCGGGAGGCGGGGAGCCAGCGTCCGGCCATCCTCGCGTGCCGGGAGGTCCTGGAGCGGACGGCCCGGCTGGTGTCCTCCGTGTAGGTGTGTGCCGGGCGGGCTGGGGCCTGGCCGCCAGCACAGCGTCCCACCGGGTGGGCTGCTGTTGCTGATGGGACCTCAGGAGCTACGACGAGCCCCAAACCGTGGGACCCCGTACGCGGAGGGGTCTCCCGCCAGCACAGCGCCCCATCGGGTGGGGCAGCTGATGCTGGTGGGAGCTCAGGAGATACCACCAGCCCCAAACCATGGGACCCCGTGCGCGCTGGGACTGACTCCCAGCACAGCGTCCCATCGGGTGGGGCCTCTGGTGCTGATGGGACCCCAGTAGACACCACCAACCCCAAACCGTGGGACCCCGTGCGCGCTAACGCCATTCAGTGTGCAGTAAATGCAGTCCGGCCGCTCGGCAGGCAGCATCTACTGCACTATGAAGCCGCAGCTCGGCTCCGCGTCGGCTGGTTCACAGCTGATGTCCTCTGCGGTTCCGCCAGGCAGCTTCAGGTGTACGTACACAAGAGGCGCCGGGCTGCCCGCTGGGTGGTGCTGCTGTGACAGCGGCCCCACCAATAACATCAGCACCAGTCGCTGGGATTCGGAGCCGGCTATACGGGAGATTCACGGGGCGGAACTGATCTACTGAGCAGATAATGCGCTTATGGCCACCGGATAACCCCGTTATCTGCTCAGCAGATCCCGAACCCCCGCGAATAACCCCGTTATCTGCTCAGCAGATCCCGAACCCCCGCGAATAACCCCGTTATCTGCTCAGCAGAAACCGGACCCCCGCGAATAACCCCGTTATCTGCTCAGCAGAAACCGGACCCCCGCGAATAACCCCGTTATCTGCTCAGCAGAACCCAGTCCCCCGCACTCATCACCCCCGGGACCAGCACAGCGGCAGCGCCTACCCCAGACCAGGCCGGCATCCCCCACCCCGCACAGCACAACGGCGGACCCCGGAAGCCCGGGACCCGCCGTCGTGCGCGTTGGAGAGTTGGAACCTAGCGGCTACCGCCGGACCCGGATCCGGAGGACCCGGACGAACCTGAGCCGGAACCGGACCCGCCGGACTTCTTCCCGCGGCCGGAGGAGCTGTCGTTCACGTCCGTGTCGATCTGCTCCTTGCGGACCTCCTCGGACACACTCTCCGTGCCGGTGACCGTCTCCGTATCCAGGCGAACACGCTCCACCGGTTCGGTGTGCTTGGACACCACTGCTTCTTCGGCGTGGAGGGTCACTTCGTGCTCGTCTTCGCTGAGTTCGGCGCCGGAGAGGGCATCACCCGCATTGGCGTCCGTAATGGGCTCACGCTCGATCCGCACTTCCTCGTGGCTGACCGGCACCTGCTTGGTGACGGTCTCCGTCACGATGTACTTGCGCAGCCGCGCCTTGCCCACTGCCCGGCTCTCGGTGCCGACGTTGAGCCGCTCCTCCGAACGGGTCATGGCGTCGTCTCCGCTGGAACCCGAGCCCGAACCCGAACCGGAGCCGGAGGACGAGGAAAGGCTGGACGTGCCCGAACTGGTGGACGTGCCCGCGGTCCGTGAATCCGAAACGGTACCGCTGCCCATGCTGCTGTCCCGCGTCTCGGTGATGGTGTCGGTTTCCGAGACGGACTCGGAGGATCCGTCGTCGTAACTGAAGCCGTAGTAGCGGTAGAGGGTGACTTCCTCATCGGGGCTGATCGAACCGTCGCTTTCAATGTGCGGCGCGTTCTTAACCTCTTCCTTGGAGTAAGGCACCAGGACGTCGGCGCCCTCAACGGTTGCCTCGCTGAGGGGAATGAACGTTTCCGAGGTGCCGAAGAGGCCGGTGTTCACGGTGACCCATGCCGGTTCGTCGGTCTGGTCGTCCAGGTAGAAGGTGCCTACGGCGCCGATCCGGTCACCGTTTGGACCCACCACATTGCCCGAACCACTCATGAGTCCTTCGACCTGCTGATTCGTGATCATCTTGTTCTCCTCGCGACAGCGAATCCGCCGAGTCGGTTGACCGACGGCAATTCACCACCGGCCTGAGCGGAGACAGCAGGGCGATCGGTAATCCGCCTGCGGCTCCGGGCCGGCTGGTTGACTGGTGAGGAACCTGGCACACATACCAAGCCCACTTACAATTCCAACCGCTGGCCCGGGGACCGTCAATAGGTACTTATAGAGAGGGAAGAACTACGCGTCCTGCAGCAGCTTGTCCCGCACCTGGCGGCGCAGCACCTTGCCCAGCATGGACTTGGGCAGTTCCTCAATAACCACGATCTTCCGCGGCACCTTGTAGGGCGTGAGCCGTTCGCGGCAGTAGGCGCGCAGCGCGGCCTCGTCGAGTTCGGCACCTTCCTGGAGGACGACGGCGGCCACCACCTGCTCGCCGCCGTCGGCCCGGGGCAGGCCCACCACGGCGGCGTCGAGGATGTGCTGGTGGGTGCGCAGCACGTCCTCGACCTCCGACGGCGAGACGTTGAAGCCGCCGGTGATGATCAGTTCCTTGCGGCGGTCCACCACCTTCACGAAGCCGTCCTCGTCCACGGTGACGATGTCCCCGGAGCGCAGCCAACCGCCGTCGAGCAGTACCTCGGCAGTGCCCTCGGGGTTGTTCCAGTACCCTGCGAAAACCTGCGGCCCCCGGATGAGCAGCTCGCCGGGGGCACCGCGCTCGACGTCGTTCTCCGGGTGTTCCGGGTCCACCACACGCATGTCGGTGCTCGGGAAGGGAACGCCGATGGTGCCGTTGCGGCGCGATTCGGCGAACGGGTTGCCCAGGGCCACCGGGGAGGATTCGGTCAGTCCGTAGCCTTCGACCAGCAGCCCGCCGGAGACCTCTTCCCAGAGCTTCACCGTTGCGGCGGGGAGGGTCATGGCGCCGGAGATGGCGAAGCGGATGGTGGACAGGTCCACGCCGCGCTTCTTGGACTCGTTCGCGGTCTTTTCGTAGATCGGCGGAACGGCGCAGAAGACGGTGGGCTTGGATTTCTTGGCTGCGGCCAGCACCAGGTCGACGTCGAACTTGGGGAACAACACCAGCCGCGATCCGGTCAGGACCGAGAAGGTCAGGTACAGGGTCAGGCCGAAGGCGTGGAACATCGGCAGCACGCCGTAAATGACTTCCTTGCCCTCCTGCGCACCGTGCATCCAGGCCTTGCCCTGCAGTGCGTTGGACCGCAGATTGTAATGCGTCAGCATCACGCCCTTGGGCAGCCCGGTAGTGCCGGAGGTGTACTGCAGCGCTGCCAGGTCGGTGACCTCCGGGCGCGGGTGCTCCGGCGCCAGGGGTGCGTTGTCCAGCAGCTCTTCCCAGGACATGGTGCGCTCGGTCTTAACCGTCAGGCCCGCGCGGGTGCGCCGCAGGGACGGAACGGGCAGGGCCAGCGCCATTCGCTTGATGCGGGGCATCGTCTTGGTGATGTTCACGGCCACGATGGTTTCCACGGCCACGTCGCCGGGGAAGTCCTGGACCTTCTCCACCGCCTTGTCCCAGACGATGGCCACCTTCGCCCCGTGGTTTTCGAACTGGTGGCGCAGCTCGCGCTCCGTGTACAGCGGGTTGTGGCCGACGACGACGGCGCCCAGCCGGAGCACAGCGTAGAACGCGATGAGGTACTGGGGGCAGTTGGGCAGGATGACGGCGACCCGGTGGCCCTTGCGCACGCCCAGCTTCCGCAGGCCTTCAGCGGCCCGGTTAATCCGGTCGCCGAGGTCCCGATACGTGGTTTCCGCGCCGAAGAATTCCAGGGCCACCTTGCTGCCGAACCGCTCCACAGCATCTTCCATCATGGCTGTCAGGGACTCCGTGGGCAGCTCAATCTGCGCGGGAACGCCGGGCTGATAGTTCTTGACCCAATGCGGTTCCGGGGCAGCAGACATGGAGGACTCCTTCTGGTCGGACAATACTTCGACTATATCGAGGCAGCAGCCCTGTGGATAAAAAAGTTGTGCCGCACCACGCTATCCGACGGCGGGGTCCAGAGACGCCAGATACCGGGCCAGGGCACGGGGCGCGGACCGCGGAGCCGCCGCTTCGACGGCGGCGTTGTAGTTCGTGTTGGTGTTCACGTCATAGGTGAGCAGCCGGCCGTCCGCGGCCTCGATGAACTCAATGCCGCAGACCTCCAGCCGGTTGCGGCGGGCGAATTCCAGGTACTTGCCGATCACGGGGTGGTCGAAATCCTCGCGCAGGCTGAACAGCTGGGTGTCCGCGTCCGGAGCAATGGTGGCGCCGGGCGGCATGATCGGCTTGCCCGTGGACGGGTCGATGGCGCAGGCATCGGCGGGGCAGAGCTGGAATCCACCGCGGGCCGTGTCCGCCTTGATGGCGTAGAGGAATTCCCCGCCCACAATCTCCGCCCGGGTGATGAAGGGCTCGGCCGCAACAATGTACTCCTGGATCAGGGTGATGCCGTCCGCCGGCTCCTCGAACTCCTCCGACGCGACGTAGTCCGCCAGTTCGCCGTGGGATTCGAACTTCCGGACCCCGAGTCCCTTGCCGCCCTGGTTGTGCTTGGTGATGAACGGCGCCTCGAATTCCTTCGCTGCGGCCAGGATTTGGTGGCGTCCGACGGCAGCGACGGTGCGTGGAGTGTCGATGCCCGCGGCGCGCAGCGCGGTCAGCTGGTCCACCTTGCTCATTTCCAGCTCCAGCACGCGGCGGCCGTTGACCGTCCGGCGGCCGTGCGCTTCGAGCCAGGACAGCACCGCCCGGGCGTAGTCCTTGGACAGCCCGTGCTCCCTGGTGTGCGAGGAGGCGCTGATCCGGGACCAGAAAATCCCCTCCGGCGGCACGGAGTCCAGGTCCAGGACGCCGTCGGTGAGCAGCCATTCCTCCACGTGCACACCTTCGGCTTCGAAGGCGCGGGCAAACGGCGGGAACCACTCGGGGTTCTCATGCAGGGCATAGACCGTGGGGGTGCTCATGGGACTCGCTTTCGCCGGTTCGTCGTCGGCCGGGAGGGCCGGCGGTGCAGAGCAACCCTAGGCCCGACGGCGGGGCGATGCCAGCTTCCGTGACGCCCGACGTCGGCCGCCCTCCTACCGCCCCCGGCCTGCCAGCTTAGCCACGAGTGCCTGCGGCGCCCGGTTGCCGACGGTGGCCAGCACCCGGTACCGCTTGGACGGAATGGAGATGCCCTTACCCGCGAAGGCGTCTGCGAGGGCTTCGCGCACCACGCGGTCCGCATTGAGCCACATCCACTTGGGGTAGATGGTCTTGTCCATCTCCATCCGCGCGTGGAAATCCGTGTGGACAAAGCCCGGGCAGACGGCGGTCACGGTGATGCCCCGGTCCCGGTAATAGAGGTTGGCCCAGCGGCTGAAGTTGATCACCCAGGCCTTCGCGGCGCTGTAGGTTCCCCGCGGGATGAAGCCGGCCACCGAGGCCACATTGATGATCCGGCCGCCGCCGCGGGAGGACATGGCATTCAGCGCTGCGTGGCTCAGCTGCAGCGGCGCGCCCACCAGCACGTTCAAGTGGTCCACTTCGTCCTGCAGTTCGTTGCGGGCAAAATCGTTCTTCAGCCCGTAGCCGGCGTTGTTGACCAGCAGTCCGACGTCGGGTTTCCGTACGCGGTCAGCGACGGCGGCCACCCCTTCCGGGGTAGCGAGGTCCGCCGCAATCCACTCGGTCTTCACGGAGTAGTCCCGTGCCAGTTCCTCCGCGGTGGATTCCAGCCGCTCAGTATTCCGGCCGGTGAGCACCAGGTTGTACCCGCGCTGCGCGAGCTGGCGGGCGAACTCCGCGCCGATCCCGGATGTGGCTCCTGTGATAACTGCTGTCTGCGTCATACCGCCACCTTTCTATGCCGCGGCGGGTTTGGCAACGCGGCCGGTTGTGTACGCCCCTTGCCGGTGCCGGCGGTGGTCCCTAGCTTGGGAGGAGCACCGAGCCCGTTTATTCCCTTACTGATCCGTCCCTTCCCATGTTCTTCTCCGCTTCTGCTTCCTCCGCCCGCTGGGAGGACCGTGCCGACGCCGGCCGGGACCTCGCCGTCGGGCTGGCCGCCTATGCGGGGGCACCCGGATTGCTGGTCCTGGGCCTCCCCCGCGGCGGAGTCCCCGTGGCAGCCGAAGCGGCGCGGGCGTTGTCCGCCCCGCTGGATGTGGTGGTGGTGCGCAAGATCGGCTTCCCGGAGCAGCCGGAGCTGGCCGCCGGTGCGGTGGCCGGCATCGCGGGAACGGTCTGCACAGTCCGCAACGAGGACGTACTCCGTTACTGGCGCA is a genomic window containing:
- a CDS encoding SDR family NAD(P)-dependent oxidoreductase — its product is MTQTAVITGATSGIGAEFARQLAQRGYNLVLTGRNTERLESTAEELARDYSVKTEWIAADLATPEGVAAVADRVRKPDVGLLVNNAGYGLKNDFARNELQDEVDHLNVLVGAPLQLSHAALNAMSSRGGGRIINVASVAGFIPRGTYSAAKAWVINFSRWANLYYRDRGITVTAVCPGFVHTDFHARMEMDKTIYPKWMWLNADRVVREALADAFAGKGISIPSKRYRVLATVGNRAPQALVAKLAGRGR
- a CDS encoding YsnF/AvaK domain-containing protein, yielding MITNQQVEGLMSGSGNVVGPNGDRIGAVGTFYLDDQTDEPAWVTVNTGLFGTSETFIPLSEATVEGADVLVPYSKEEVKNAPHIESDGSISPDEEVTLYRYYGFSYDDGSSESVSETDTITETRDSSMGSGTVSDSRTAGTSTSSGTSSLSSSSGSGSGSGSGSSGDDAMTRSEERLNVGTESRAVGKARLRKYIVTETVTKQVPVSHEEVRIEREPITDANAGDALSGAELSEDEHEVTLHAEEAVVSKHTEPVERVRLDTETVTGTESVSEEVRKEQIDTDVNDSSSGRGKKSGGSGSGSGSSGSSGSGSGGSR
- a CDS encoding ATP-grasp domain-containing protein; protein product: MSTPTVYALHENPEWFPPFARAFEAEGVHVEEWLLTDGVLDLDSVPPEGIFWSRISASSHTREHGLSKDYARAVLSWLEAHGRRTVNGRRVLELEMSKVDQLTALRAAGIDTPRTVAAVGRHQILAAAKEFEAPFITKHNQGGKGLGVRKFESHGELADYVASEEFEEPADGITLIQEYIVAAEPFITRAEIVGGEFLYAIKADTARGGFQLCPADACAIDPSTGKPIMPPGATIAPDADTQLFSLREDFDHPVIGKYLEFARRNRLEVCGIEFIEAADGRLLTYDVNTNTNYNAAVEAAAPRSAPRALARYLASLDPAVG
- a CDS encoding long-chain-fatty-acid--CoA ligase produces the protein MSAAPEPHWVKNYQPGVPAQIELPTESLTAMMEDAVERFGSKVALEFFGAETTYRDLGDRINRAAEGLRKLGVRKGHRVAVILPNCPQYLIAFYAVLRLGAVVVGHNPLYTERELRHQFENHGAKVAIVWDKAVEKVQDFPGDVAVETIVAVNITKTMPRIKRMALALPVPSLRRTRAGLTVKTERTMSWEELLDNAPLAPEHPRPEVTDLAALQYTSGTTGLPKGVMLTHYNLRSNALQGKAWMHGAQEGKEVIYGVLPMFHAFGLTLYLTFSVLTGSRLVLFPKFDVDLVLAAAKKSKPTVFCAVPPIYEKTANESKKRGVDLSTIRFAISGAMTLPAATVKLWEEVSGGLLVEGYGLTESSPVALGNPFAESRRNGTIGVPFPSTDMRVVDPEHPENDVERGAPGELLIRGPQVFAGYWNNPEGTAEVLLDGGWLRSGDIVTVDEDGFVKVVDRRKELIITGGFNVSPSEVEDVLRTHQHILDAAVVGLPRADGGEQVVAAVVLQEGAELDEAALRAYCRERLTPYKVPRKIVVIEELPKSMLGKVLRRQVRDKLLQDA